The Arachis duranensis cultivar V14167 chromosome 9, aradu.V14167.gnm2.J7QH, whole genome shotgun sequence genomic sequence tGTTGTTGCTAGGTATCATTACTTTATTGGCGGCGCATTAGATTCAACTTATGCTTGTCACTGTTATTACTGGATCGGATTTTCCTGAATCGTTCTTCAACATGCTTGTATTCTACGATCTTTAACGATCTCTTTTATTTGAAAAACAGGTTATCCGCCGGAGTCATACGGAAAGGACGCTTATCCACCTCCGGGATATCCGCCGCAAGGTTACCCTCCGCCGCCGGCCTACCCGGCGCAGGGATATCCTCCTCCGCAGTATGCTCCTCAGTACGCTCAACCTCCGCCTCCTCAACAGAATTCAAGTGGCCCTGGCTGCATGGAAGGCTGGTTCGTCTCTTTTtatagatgatgatgataatgaaatTTGATTGGTTGAATCGGATGCGGTGACTCAGATCGGGTACGATCTGCGAGTTTTAGTCGAGTCTGAGTTGACTCGCTGGCGGCGTGGACGGCGCACCGTTAGCTTACGGCGCAGACGACTTTGACGCGTTAGAACTTAGAAGTTAGATTGAGATGTTTGGTATCATTGACGCTTTCTTTTGGTCTCCGTCACGTTAACCAATGTGGATGTCGTTTTTTTCGGGTGTGTGGCCCCCCTTCGGGGGGTTACACAATAACTTAAACCACCTCACCCACTCTTGGTATAGGGTCTTTTTCGTCCTTTTATTTTAAGAAACAAAAATCCtatctatatttatatttaaaataataataataattaaaaaaaaacattggcGTATAAACTTGCGTATTCTCCTTTATGCATGTTCCGTGAATGAACACGAGAGAAGAGACTCATTAGGTTCCTTAACAAAGAAGCAGTCAACAATCAATTAATATGTCATTTagagaaatttatttattatttttgttaagcaGAAACTTGTTGACTCTATgaaatttcattattattattattattattattattattattattattattgtgtgtTGTAAGCAAGCGATTCTAATGTGAATTATTGGAACGTGTTGAATTGTTGTTGCAGTTTGGCTGCTCTATGCTGCTGCTGCCTGCTGGAGGCCTGCTTCTGAGATGACATTCATTTGCACAAAATGGAATTCACAAATTGTATCTTGAGTCTTCATATTTAATTCTGTGACTATATATGTTCCtagatttttatcttctttttctgtttgatTGTTTTGTTGTTATGAACCATTTTAATTTGAGCCGTATGATAAACTATTGCAGCATGCCAAATATCAAACTGCCTCATTAACAGAATTTTTTCTTTactctattattatatattagttTGGAGTTGATACGATACTCTCTCGAACCTGAAGGGGAtaaacttatttatttcttatttctttctcacCGAATTGAATATTCGGAGAGGTGATTTTGTCTTAAGTTACGCAGTAATGATTTCATTTTCTTGATGGAGAAGCCACCAAAGCTCCAAGCGTAAATAATGTGCAATTTACACGAATACCCTTTTGTTCGCTACTGCGGGTTGGGAATTTTGATTTTTCACTTTTCATTTTTGGGTTTTGTCATTTTCCACTTACCGTCTTTGTGCGATTGTTTAGCTTTCTCACTATACAAACAACTTCATATGCCCCatgaccaaaaaaataaaaaattctttatatgcCTTGATATTTAATCTTGATCATGATTTTAAGCTTTTGGGAACTTTTCTACTTatataatttaactaatttttatggTTGAATCAAAatctcttaattttatttttcaagttATTTCAttagatttataaaatttggtgattttttaaaaatcgtTTTTCAGATTAAGCTAAATCGAtgtaactatatatatatataacattaatGATTAACCCTTTTATCCTTTTGGTTACATTCTTGCTATAGTAACTGACATTCCTTGTCTTTGCTAATAGTAcattgtattttgatttttgactTTTGGGAATACGTTAttgatttatttctatgtaGTATTTTGTTTGGATCTGAGACTCTTTTTTAACCTGCCttatatatctaaaattttCTTGCAACATTGCTTACATTTTCACTATTTTGTTTGTGTTTTAGCCTCCGGATTCAAAgtgtaaacaaaaataaaataaaataaaaataaataattatcacAAGGAGTAATGACATTTGCATACTCTAGTACTCATTTTGAGGGGGAAAATGCTGAAAGCATCACAGTCACAGCAATTAAGATGCTTGTATAGCAAATCCACACAAAGCACtacatgtattttttttcaagcgatacaaaattaataattgtaagaaataaattaaattagagcaGCATGCATATCCATCATACAAAACAGTGGCAAGATTATATTCCTGCAAAATTAAATAGCAATGGTGTTGACGTCATTCTCGAGCTGGCTGTAATTCCCTTTCTCTTTGAAGAGTTGAATGTGATGGTGTTTGCAGTAGAGCTTCCCCTCATGTGTAACAAAGTTTGATGAGCTTATAGTGCAACCTCCATATGTACATTTGAAGCAGCCCCTATGGTAGGGAGTCCCATTAATTGTAACCTTTAATACAATAGCCAcaaaagaatattattagtATCAAATCAATACTTAATTAATAGTTTATAAAGAGTATTTAGTATTTACCCTCTCAGTGGGATACACTGTCTTTTTGCAACAAACACATTTGTCTGTGGTGCCCACGAAGACGTTTGAGATATGTTTAGGACTTCTCTATAAGATGAAAATGGAAAGTTAAGTTGGCAAGAcaaatgatgcaagaaaatggGTGGATTCAaatgtattaattaataatcaCCTCAATTTCAGAGGGCTGTCTTTCTTTCTGGACTTTGGGAATTCCTGTTATAATAAGGGAAggcaaattaaaagaaataataattaattaatttaatttaatttgcacatgTTAACTATGTTTACCTTCGAAGCTTTTGTCTAAGCTACCAGTTCTCTTGAAGAGTTGATCATAGTGTGGTCTGCAGTACAGCACCCCCTCAAAAGAACAGTAGTTGCTCAGCTGAAAACATTGTTAAATCGTCACACCAAATAAACCCaccttttttttaatagtttattaTTAACAACAAATTTGTCATTTTTAGAAACCTTAAATTCGACCAGTGCATTTAAGAAATTGGAAAAGCATTTTCTCctattcaaattatatattttgatgataATAACTTGCATGTATCATAGAAACTGATTCTAAACCGAAGTCGTCTTACATGAATTCAAAGACATGATAAAGTTCTAATGCAT encodes the following:
- the LOC107467168 gene encoding cysteine-rich and transmembrane domain-containing protein WIH2, encoding MSYYNQQQPPVGVPPPQGYPPESYGKDAYPPPGYPPQGYPPPPAYPAQGYPPPQYAPQYAQPPPPQQNSSGPGCMEGCLAALCCCCLLEACF
- the LOC107467147 gene encoding LIM domain-containing protein WLIM1-like isoform X2, encoding MIHFQVFTCHMQLLNSHADMLAIERRRERGRGKIREASHCKRKLNPFCYRLPSLSLPPSLQSSFLIMATFGGTQQKCMACDKTVYLVDKLTADGRIFHKACFRCHHCRSTLKLSNYCSFEGVLYCRPHYDQLFKRTGSLDKSFEGIPKVQKERQPSEIERSPKHISNVFVGTTDKCVCCKKTVYPTERVTINGTPYHRGCFKCTYGGCTISSSNFVTHEGKLYCKHHHIQLFKEKGNYSQLENDVNTIAI
- the LOC107467147 gene encoding LIM domain-containing protein WLIM1-like isoform X1, whose product is MIHFQVFTCHMQLLNSHADMLAIEEERRRERGRGKIREASHCKRKLNPFCYRLPSLSLPPSLQSSFLIMATFGGTQQKCMACDKTVYLVDKLTADGRIFHKACFRCHHCRSTLKLSNYCSFEGVLYCRPHYDQLFKRTGSLDKSFEGIPKVQKERQPSEIERSPKHISNVFVGTTDKCVCCKKTVYPTERVTINGTPYHRGCFKCTYGGCTISSSNFVTHEGKLYCKHHHIQLFKEKGNYSQLENDVNTIAI
- the LOC107467147 gene encoding LIM domain-containing protein WLIM1-like isoform X3; this encodes MATFGGTQQKCMACDKTVYLVDKLTADGRIFHKACFRCHHCRSTLKLSNYCSFEGVLYCRPHYDQLFKRTGSLDKSFEGIPKVQKERQPSEIERSPKHISNVFVGTTDKCVCCKKTVYPTERVTINGTPYHRGCFKCTYGGCTISSSNFVTHEGKLYCKHHHIQLFKEKGNYSQLENDVNTIAI